Proteins encoded by one window of Elaeis guineensis isolate ETL-2024a chromosome 12, EG11, whole genome shotgun sequence:
- the LOC105055417 gene encoding UDP-glycosyltransferase 73C5-like translates to MGNLHFVLIPWLAQGHMIPMVDIARLLAEHGVTVSIITTPVNAARIQSTIDRISASGRLLHFVTLRFPAAEFGLPEGCENLDSLPSRDLILNFFQATKHLRGPLLQYLRSGSSLPLSCMIIDVYHPWAHGVARDLGVPCLAFHGYSCCSLLSIHYLHHYKTHETMPSMSDSFILPGLPHRIEMTRWKLPRQFHDDVPYQEIYEEVREADEMADGVIVNSFDELEPGYTERIEKATGKKAWTVGPVSLQNKGRSDMAERGNKSTVDKEQCLKWLDSKKPKSVIYVSFGSMGKFSSLQLKEMGAGLLASSRPFIWVIKGGQKPLEEVEKWVGERIKGRVDSRCLLIKGWAPQVMILSHPAVGGFVTHCGWNSTLEGVSAGVPMVTWPLFAEQFLNEKLIVEVLGFGVAVGVEMPTGWCKGEEGGVMVKREQLTKAVERLMDEGEEGNERRRRAKELGEKANKALEEGGSSNLSITRLIQYVAEKAGEKAMENLSV, encoded by the coding sequence ATGGGCAACCTCCACTTTGTTCTAATCCCATGGCTCGCTCAAGGCCACATGATTCCCATGGTGGACATCGCCCGCCTACTCGCCGAGCATGGCGTGACGGTCTCCATCATCACCACCCCCGTCAATGCGGCCCGCATCCAATCCACCATCGACCGCATCTCCGCCTCCGGCCGCCTCCTCCATTTCGTCACCCTCCGCTTCCCCGCCGCCGAGTTCGGCCTCCCGGAGGGCTGCGAGAACCTCGACAGCCTCCCTTCCCGTGACTTGATCCTCAACTTCTTCCAAGCAACAAAGCATCTACGAGGACCCCTTCTGCAATACCTTCGCAGCGGCTCTTCACTCCCTCTGAGCTGCATGATCATCGATGTCTACCACCCATGGGCTCATGGAGTCGCTCGAGACCTCGGAGTCCCTTGCCTCGCCTTCCATGGCTACTCTTGCTGCTCcctcttgagcatccactacTTGCACCACTACAAGACCCACGAGACCATGCCCTCGATGTCGGATTCTTTCATCTTGCCAGGATTGCCTCATCGGATCGAGATGACGAGGTGGAAGCTACCGAGGCAATTCCATGACGACGTCCCATACCAGGAGATCTACGAGGAGGTCAGAGAAGCTGACGAGATGGCAGATGGAGTGATCGTGAACAGCTTTGATGAGTTGGAGCCAGGATATACGGAACGCATCGAGAAGGCGACGGGGAAGAAGGCGTGGACCGTCGGTCCGGTCTCGCTTCAGAACAAAGGAAGGTCGGACATGGCGGAGAGGGGGAATAAGTCAACGGTCGACAAGGAGCAGTGCTTGAAGTGGTTGGATTCGAAGAAACCCAAGTCGGTGATCTACGTTAGCTTCGGCAGCATGGGCAAATTTTCATCCTTGCAGCTGAAAGAGATGGGGGCCGGCCTGCTCGCTTCGAGCAGACCTTTCATTTGGGTCATCAAGGGGGGTCAGAAGCCATTGGAGGAGGTGGAGAAGTGGGTGGGGGAAAGGATAAAAGGGAGGGTGGATTCGAGGTGCCTTTTGATCAAGGGGTGGGCGCCGCAGGTGATGATCCTGTCGCACCCAGCGGTGGGAGGGTTCGTGACGCACTGTGGGTGGAACTCGACGCTGGAGGGAGTGTCCGCAGGCGTGCCGATGGTAACCTGGCCGCTCTTCGCCGAGCAGTTCCTTAATGAGAAGTTGATCGTGGAGGTTCTGGGGTTCGGCGTGGCGGTCGGAGTCGAAATGCCGACGGGCTGGTGCAAAGGGGAGGAGGGTGGAGTGATGGTGAAGAGAGAGCAGCTGACGAAGGCTGTAGAGAGGCTGATGGATGAAGGGGAGGAAGGGAatgagaggaggaggagagcgAAGGAGTTAGGGGAGAAAGCAAACAAGGCTCTGGAGGAGGGTGGGTCTTCCAATCTGAGCATCACACGCTTGATTCAGTACGTGGCAGAGAAAGCTGGTGAGAAAGCTATGGAGAATCTTAGTGTTTAG